GCTCAAAATAGAAAATTGATTAATTAGAAATTTTCTTTGTCTAGTTCACATAAAAAGAATAAAAAAGCAAAGAATAAAAATAACTAAACAAAAACTTGTCAAATAAAAACTATAAAGCGAAAAATTAAATAAGTTCTCGCTAAGCGACTTAGCACTAAAAGCTTGAAGAAGAAATAAAGAACCTATTAAAGCTAAAATAGAGCTTAGTAGTAATAATAAGATATTTGTTCGAACTAATTTAGATAAATTCATTTTAACCTTTCTTTTTCAAACTAATTAAATATGCAATTCCAACTGGTGCAAAAACTATTTGAATAATTCCTGAAATTAATAGAAAAATATAAAGTAAAAGATAGACATTGCTATTAATAACTTGATTTGAAGAAATAAGTAAAATCAAAAAGATAAAAAGACTTAAAATTTTCAAATACCCAAAAATCCAAAGAATGACTTTAATAAAACCTTGAACTGGTCTAAAAAGCCAAAAAGCACAGAAAAGTCAAATTAAAATTATCAAATTCAAAACAAAACCAATTAAAACTAGCACAAATTCTAATTGACTTAGTTTATTCGGTAATGAAGAATTAAAATTAATTAAACCAAAAATAGAATTTGTAAGTGTAAAAATAGAAAGTCATGAGAGTAAAACAAAAAATCATAAAAAGTGTTTGTAATAATTATTTCTTTGCTTCATAAATTCTCCTTTGTTATCTTATTTTAATACTTTCTTGATAAAAACTCTGCTCTTTTTTGAATAAACTCCTCATCAAAGCTTGCGTCATACTGATAAATATCAAAGTCATCACAACTTTGATATTTATTCTCTTTTTGCACTATTTTTTGATGGAGTAAATCAAAGTAAACATCACCTTGATAAGTATTTTTAATTAAACTTAATCAAATTTGATCTGCTCAAAATAATATCTAGTATAAATTTCCTTACCACCACAAATAAATAAATTCTCTTTTGAATTTTGAAAACTTAGAAAAAGACTAAGCATTTCTTGCTCGGTATAAATAATTAAATCTGCTTGATTTTTTAAGTTTAATAATTGTTCTTCAGTGTTATTAAGTCCTATGAGAGATAGAATAATTTTACGATCTTGCTTTTGAAAATTAGAAGGCAGAGATTTGAAAGTATTCAATCCAAAAAGCAAAGTTCCTTGCTTTGTCATTTCAAAAAAGAAAGCAAGTTCACTTGGAATATTTCAAGGTAATTTGTCTCCTTTCCCAATAAGACCATTTAAATCGCTTGCATAAATTAATTTAATCATTATTTAATGATATAAAAATTAATTAAAAAACACCTTAAATTATTAAGGTGTCCTGCGTTTCCAAGTTGTAATGAAGAAAAAAACGAATACACCTACAAATAAGGCGTATTCGTTTTTTGTACTTTTAAATTACAATGATAGACCATCCACTGCATATTGAAAATCACTATATATTTTGTTTAATTCCTTATGTTCTGGGTCTAAATTATTCTTGATTTCACTTACAACTTTACCATTCACAGTCTTTGTTGTGATTGTTATAAGTTTCAATGCATCTATAAACATATTCATTGTGAGTTTTTGGATCTCTCCATTATCTTTATAAAATTTCTTTAATTTATAAATGCAATATTTCAAAACAATTAGAGATAAAAAGCATAAAAATACATGAGATTGAATATGCTCGTCTTTATAAACGTACATCGGCCTAACTTCGATTGCTGATTTTAAGGTTCTGAAACCTTCTTCCACTTTTCATTGTCCCTTATATATTTCATTCGCTTCTTTTGAATCTATGTTTGTTATGTTGGTTTCAATCATATAAAAGCCATCTTCATTAGCTACTTTTTTAATTTTTTCGATATTTAATCTTCCGACTGTTTTACCATCTACATCCATATACTTTTTCTTATATTCAGGAACCAAAGCACTTAATGGCAATTCACCGTTAATAGACTTTTTCTCCAATTTATTAATAAGATTTTGTCTTTTTATTTTGTCTAAAGTTTGTTTTGAAGGGCTAAAATAGACAAATTGTTTTCTAAAAGTATCGCTATATCTTTTTTTATTTTTGTTTTTAGCTCAAACAGATTGGACGAATCTAGATTTAGTAAAATAATCATTTTCTTGAACAAACCCTTGATCATTTACTATAAATGCTTTATCTTCTTTTCCAAGAATATCAATACGTTTCTGTACTATATATTTATATCCTTTTTGTTCTAAATATCTTAAATTTGCATTTTGACTAATACCTTTATCAGCAACTATTATTGTGTCTTTTGTTTTGTAAATTCTTTGCATTTCAATTAAAAATTTCACAAGAGTTTTAGAATCTCCAGTATTTCCTTCGAAGACTTTATAGTGAAAAGGAATACCATTATTATCAACTGCCATAGCCACAACAATTTGATCTTCATCATGCTTTCCATCTTTAGAAAAACCTCTTTGTCTCAAACCATCTCTTGAAAAACTTTGAAAATAAACAGTTGTATTATCAAAATGCATTAATTTTGTGTTTCTAGTTGTCAATTCTTGCATTTTGTTATAAATATTGACTAAAATTGTATTTTTATATTCTAAAAAAGTATCAAAATAGTTATAAATTGAAGATTTTTTTACATCTATCTTATGTAAAAAATCATTTTTGTTTTTGTATTGACAAATATAACTTCTTGGTTGAATTATTCTTGTTGCAACAATAAATTCTAATACTTCTTCTAAAGATTTGTGTTTAGTTTTAGGTAATCCTTTAAATAAATCTAGTTCTTTAATTACTTTATAAATAAGTTCAATACCAACGTTTTTTACATTTGTTTCGACAGATGTTGGGTTAAGTAATTGGAAAAATTTGGTTTTAACTTCAATTTTATCTTCTCCAACAGGAACCAATCTAGCAATTGGTTTTAAATCATCGATGTTTTGCAGAGAATATTTTTCTTTAATTTCTTCTCAATAACCTAATCCAACTAAATTCCCAATCCCTTTACCGTATCCTTTTGATATTCCTAATGCAATGTAAATCCCTTTTGGGTTTTTTCTTTTATACAAAATGTAGTTGCTCATATTTATATTATACATTATTATCATTGTAATCATTGTAAAAAATTAAAATAATTAAAAATTGTACTTATATACTATGTATATAAGTAATAAGGTAAAAGGTATAAAAAAGAGCTTCCAACTTGGAAACTCAGGATTTAATGATATAAAAATTAATTAAAAAACACCTTAAATTATTAAGGTGTTTCTAGCACTAAAATCCTTCAGGGAAAAGTGCTGTTTTTTTACTTCGATCTCCAAAACCTTCTTCACCTTTGTAAATTAAACGAAGGTTTTGTCTATAAGAATGTGTTTGTTTTGGAAAACGCAATTGATCTGTTCCGTCAATTAAGTTATAAGCATAAACGATATTGCTATTAAATTCGCTTCTTATATCAACTGATTGCACAAGTGGTGCAATTGTTGCATTTTTCATAAGATCACCATAGTTTACATCTCCTGTTACATTGTTATAAATACCAACTATTTCTCCAAATTCATTATAAGCAACACTACCTGATGCTCCATAATAAAGTGAAGAGAATTTGATGTTTTGATTAGAACCATAAAAACTAAGTAACGGACGGTTTCATACCTTTGTATAAATTTGTACATTATCATTTAAAACT
This sequence is a window from Mycoplasmopsis gallopavonis. Protein-coding genes within it:
- a CDS encoding dihydrofolate reductase, which produces MIKLIYASDLNGLIGKGDKLPWNIPSELAFFFEMTKQGTLLFGLNTFKSLPSNFQKQDRKIILSLIGLNNTEEQLLNLKNQADLIIYTEQEMLSLFLSFQNSKENLFICGGKEIYTRYYFEQIKFD
- a CDS encoding IS1634 family transposase, with product MITMIIMYNINMSNYILYKRKNPKGIYIALGISKGYGKGIGNLVGLGYWEEIKEKYSLQNIDDLKPIARLVPVGEDKIEVKTKFFQLLNPTSVETNVKNVGIELIYKVIKELDLFKGLPKTKHKSLEEVLEFIVATRIIQPRSYICQYKNKNDFLHKIDVKKSSIYNYFDTFLEYKNTILVNIYNKMQELTTRNTKLMHFDNTTVYFQSFSRDGLRQRGFSKDGKHDEDQIVVAMAVDNNGIPFHYKVFEGNTGDSKTLVKFLIEMQRIYKTKDTIIVADKGISQNANLRYLEQKGYKYIVQKRIDILGKEDKAFIVNDQGFVQENDYFTKSRFVQSVWAKNKNKKRYSDTFRKQFVYFSPSKQTLDKIKRQNLINKLEKKSINGELPLSALVPEYKKKYMDVDGKTVGRLNIEKIKKVANEDGFYMIETNITNIDSKEANEIYKGQWKVEEGFRTLKSAIEVRPMYVYKDEHIQSHVFLCFLSLIVLKYCIYKLKKFYKDNGEIQKLTMNMFIDALKLITITTKTVNGKVVSEIKNNLDPEHKELNKIYSDFQYAVDGLSL